acacacacacacacactacaacacatctCAGGACggtacaacacacaacaacacacactacaacacatctCAGGAcggtacccacacacacaacacacacacactacaacacatctCAGGACggtacaagacacacacacacacacacacactacaacacgtCTCAggacggtacacacacacacactacaacacatctCATGACGGTACACAAAGTACATGCACATACACATTCCTTTATGCCTATCCTCTCTCTGTAGGTGCGTTTTGGCCAGCAGAAGCGCTACCAGGACTGGTTCCAGAGACAGTACCTGTCCACGGCAGAGAGCCAGTCACTGCGCTGCGACCTGATTCGCTACATCTGCGGCGTGGTGCACCCATCCAATGATGTGCTGAGCTCTGACATCCTGCCCCGCTGGGCTATCATTGGCTGGCTGCTCACCACCTGCACGGTAAGGGGCAGGGCAAAGATTGGTTATAACTTTAAGGCACTTTAATGCAAAGATGggtaatgatttattttatagtaTGCCCAAGATTATTTTCTGTCTAATGTTAATCTAGTAAacaataaaggtttttgaattgACCTCGTATTTACAACTATTTacccatacagataattgtaaaatAGTAATTACAttgaaatatttaaatgttttattacttgCGTCTTTAGTCTAACGTGGCGGCCTCGAACGCCAAGCTTGCCCTGTTCTACGACTGGCTCTTCTTCAGCCCAGAGAAGGACAGCATCATGAACATAGGTAAGACGGGGGAACAGAAAACACTACCTGTATCTCTTCATGTGTAGAGTAAGGGACCAATGTGCTCAACTAAATGTTTAGAAGTAGGGAAAACATGTGGGTGTTGGGTTAGTGGTATATTAGAATAACGAGTAAACTGGAACAGAGGTTACAGGATGGACGCATATCACCTTCTCTATCCGCCACAGTATGCActtttgtctctttctcttttcatGGTTTACCCATCcgttctctcttccccctccctctttcagaGCCGGCCATCTTAGTGATGCACCACTCCATGAAGCCTCATCCAGCCATCACTGCCACTCTCCTGGACTTCATGTGTCGGGTGAGTGGATGCACACATTACACAACGGAGCTGATTCAGATCACTTAACTGTGGTGAATGTACCATTTTCTTTAGCTATTCAAAGTGGAATAGACTTTATTGACATGTGCGTCATGCTCAGTGTGTTAGCGAAGCATTAGAGTGCGAAGAGATGTTTTGACGTATTcactagaggtcggccgattaatcggaatggctgaatagttagggccgatttcaagttttcgtaacaatcggtaatctgcatttttggacaccgatcatagccgattacattgcactccatgaggagactgcgtggcagactgactacctgttatgcgaatgcagcaaggagccacggtaaggtgctagctagcattaaacgtatcttataaaaaacaatcaatcttaataacataatcactagttaactacacatggttgatgatattactagtttatctagcttgtcctgcgttgcatataatcgatgcggtgtctgttaatttatcattgaatcacagcctacttcgccaaatgggtgatttaacaagcgcattcgcaaaaaaagcactgtcattgcaccaatgtgtacctaaccataaacatcaacgcctttcttaaaatcaatacacaagtatatatttttaaacctgcatatttagttaatattgcctgctagcaTGAATTTcctttaactagggaaattgtgtcacttctcttgcgttctgtgcaactgagtcggggtatatgcagcagtttgggccgcctggctcgttgcgaactgtgtgaagaccattttttcactatcaaatcatagacttaattataatataataacacacagaaatacaagccgtaggtcattaatatggtcaaatccggaaactatcatttcgaaaacaaaacatttattctttcagtgaaatacggaaccgttccgtattttatctaacgggttgcatccataagtctaaatattgctgttacattgcacaaccttcaatgttatgttataattacgtaaaattctggcaaattagttcgcaacgagccaggcggcccaaactgttgcatataccctgactctgcgtgcaatgaacgcaagagaagtgacaatttccctagtttaatattgcctgctaacatgaattttaaaaaacaaaatatgcaggtttaaaaatatatacttctgtgtattgattttaagaaaggcattgatgtttatggttaggtacactggtgcaacgacagtgcttttttcacaaatgcgcttgttaaatcacccgtttggcgaagtaggctgtctttgttaggaaaaaatggtcttcacacagttcgcaacgagccaggcggcccaaactgctgcatataccccgactcagttgcacagaacgcaagagaagtgacacaatttccctagttaaaggAAATTCAtgctagcaggcaatattaactaaatatgcaggtttaaaaatatatacttgtgtattgattttaagaaaggcgttgatgtttatggttaggtacacattggtgcaatgacagtgctttttttgcgaatgcgcttgttaaatcacccatttggcgaagtaggctgtgattcaatgataaattaacagacaccgcatcgattatatgcaacgcaggacaagctagataaactagtaatatcatcaaccatgtgtagttaactagtgattatgttattaagattgattgttttttataagatacgtttaatgctagctagcaccttaccgtggctccttgctgcattcgcataacaggtagtcagtctgccacgcagtctcctcatggagtgcaatgtaatcggctatgatcggtgtccaaaaatgtctgactgagtctgactgagcggtggtaggcagcagcatgctcgtaagcattcattcaaacagcactttcctgcgtttgccagcagctcttcgcaatacttgaatcacagcgctgtttatgacgtcaagcctatcaactcccgagattaggctggcaatactaaagtacctattagaacattcaatagtcaaaggtatatgaaatacaaatagtatagagagaaatagtcctataataactacaacctaaaacttcttacctgggaatattgaagactcatgttaaaaggaaccaccagctttcatatgttctcatgttctgagcaaggaacttaaacgttagcttttttacatgacacatattgcacttttactttcttctccaacactttgtttttgcattatttaaaccaaattgaacatgtttcattatttatttgagactaaattgattttgatctattatattaagttaaaataaaagtgttcattgttcattcagtattgttgtaattgccattattacaaatgtatatataaaaatcgtccgatttaatcggtattggctttttttgatcctccaataatcggtatcggcgttgaaaaatcataatcggtcgacctctagtattcACCCGTTTTGTCTGACTTGGGAAGCGAGTGGTACATTTACAGCAGTGAGGAAGTTTAATGATAACTTTCATTTGTGTTAGTTGTGCCATGCTTTAAAGAAGTTGTGGTATTTTGGCGTTCTCGCAGATGTTTGACTCATCTCGTTTTTTGACTCTATCTTGCCTTTTGACTCTCTTGCCTTCAACTGATCCTACTCTGTTTtgctctcttccccccctctttctccctcacagATCATCCCTCACTTTTTCCCCCCTCTGGAGGGGCAGGTGCGGCAGGGTGTCTTCAACTCTCTCACCTTCATCATGGAGAAAAGAGTGCTGGCGtgagtctttctctctcacacgcacacattcaTGCACCCACCATCGCCATCCATCATGGGATATATTTGACCTTGGACATAGttgtacataaaaataaaataacatatttaaattGAACCTCTGCAGATTTTACATTTTTGATCAAGTGATTTTGGTATCGTCAgtgattttggtattttattatattttatgtcAGTGAATCTTCATCGCCCTTATTTGAAGCCCCTAATCTGTCTGTATTTTCCTCCCGCAGTCATCTAGCTCCTCTGTTTGACAACCCCAAACTGGACCGGGAGCTGCGCTCCATGCTGAGGGAGCGCTTCGCAGAGTTCTGCAGTTCCCCGTCACCCCCTACTGAGGGAAGGGATGAAGGTGCAAATGAAAGTAATTCAACTTTTATTTGTtaacatgaatgaatgaatgaacactGTTGGTGGTCCTTGAAGAGGACTTTCTTTACACGACTCACTACAGTTACTCACATGTAAAAGAAACATCCCTTCTCTTCAACCATCCTCCCCCAGACGTGCACAATAACACCCAAAGAAATTTGATGGAGGGAATTGGAAAGAAGCAACCTTTTTGAATCATGCTTCATGGTATAATTTGAAACTAGCCTATTTCGAGTAACCGTAGGGAAACTAGGGAAGCCCTAGTCCAAGAGCAAAGGCTGTTATGTGTCAACTGGAAGTGGCTTTGGATAAACGTGTCTGCTGAATGTTTCATCTAGAAAAGGAACCCTAAAGTAGAGCAGGAAAGTAAAGCGTTTTCAATTCAATACGGCTTTATTGAATTGCATTGAGGTGCAACTAACAGTTAACTTAAGTTGTCCCGCTAAATATTGGATGATTAAATCATTTTGTTTTTGAAGTACTTTGAAATAGGTTAACCAGGACAAAAATATGCAGGTGTTTTAAATGTGTATGCATTTTTGGAAGGGTATTATTCAAGTGTTGCCTTTATTTGAGAACCTTCTGTGTTTGCTTGCCTCTACTTTACAATGTCGTCTGATCACTTTTTGCTCCTCAGTGAAAATGGAGGAGTCTGTTTCCTTGGAGATGGACAATCATGTTCTGCTTGACAAGGAGGATGGTTGCTACGACAACACGGAGGCTGCTTTCAGCGACGATGAGGAGGAGGTTAACAACAAGGGCGAGGGTAAGGAAGGACACATTTTATTACTCAACACAGATACTAGATAATATGTTAGAACCATGTTAACATTGAACTACACCAGACTCAACACTTAAATGGGTACAATATATTCTGCTGCATTTTATACCAAACGAGCATTACCTAGCTTGCTCCCAAATCTGTCTGtccttgccaactcctatgggtgacaatgaccataggagttggataGACAACACAAACCAATCTAGGACCAGGCCTATCACAAGCATCATCTCAACTCAGATTATCACCATGTTAGATTGGTTTTGCCTTCAATAGATGAAGCCCTTTTTTAACATAGATGAACCTTAATGCCTTAACACTGATTTTAGCTTAGATGAAGCCAAATCAGAAACTTGCATGTGAAAACAATTTAGAAACTCATAGTCCAATTCAAAAGACTGGAAACATATTAGGGCCTCACTCTCACTCTGCTTCGTAGTCATCCACATCAAGTCATTGGCTGACCTCTCATTTTGGTTATTACAGGCAATAAAAAGCGTGAGTTCAGATTCCACCCAATCAAAGAGGCCATTATTGAGGAGCCCGCTGACATCACTCCCTACGTGGATCAGTTGGACGACACGATGAAGGAGAAGGTGTTGCAGTTACAGAAAGGAAGGTTAGTAGAGTGGATGTGACTGGACATTTATTtgtctaacaaacacacacactcactcaattaaattcaattagCCTTATTGGCATAAGACATTGCCAAAGCCAACATCAGTGAACGTGACGAGTtggagaaggccctaaaaattgtcaaagaccccagccaccccagtcatagactgttctctctactaccgcatggcaagcggtaccggagtgccaagtctaggacaaaaaggcttctcaacagtttttacccccaagccataagactcctgaacaggtaatcaaatggctaaccggactatttgcattgtgtgcccccccaacccctctttttacgctgctgctactctctgtttatcatatatgcatagtcactttaactatacattcatgtacataatacctcaattgggccgaccaaccagtgctcccgcacattggctaaccgggctatctgcattgtgtcccgccacccatcacccaccacccgccaacccctcttttacgctactgctactctctgttcatcatatatgcatagtcactttaaccatatctacatgtacatactacctcaatcagcctgactaaccggtgtctgtatgtagcctcgctacttttatagcctcgctactctatatagcctgtctttttactgttgttttatttctttacttacctattgttcacctaacaccttttttgcactattggttagagcctgtaagtaagcatttcactgtaaggtctacacctgttgtattcgacgcacgtgacaaaaaaactttgatttgatccctGCTTTACCCATTCACAGTGGTAACGTGTAGATCTGTATGGATTGGAGGGATGTTGACAATAATGCCATTAGCTCCGCTCCTCTGCCTAGCTCACGAGTAGGTTGGCTGCTTTCGGCCATTTTGCTTCCTTTGATTTGGAGAGCCACTTTCGTACTTCatctctcagccccccccccaaatcacTCACCCATTGACTCCCATTGCTGTCAATTGTTCTCATTGCTGATTGCAACAACATTGCTGATTGCAGAAGTGGAAATCTTATTCGAAATGAGCTCTTCAATAATTATttcctttccccatctctccctccaacaGTGACACAGAGGCACATTGTGAAGTCATGCAGGAGATAGTGGACCTGATCCTGGAGGTGAGTCAGCAAAACAATATATAACATTggttaaatacatatatttatttGGGTAATCGTATATCTTGTGGGGGAAATGGGAATTCTCTGTGGTTTATTGATgtcccctttctgtctctcctcccttgtttcgcttgttctctctctctcaggaggacTTTGACTCAGAGCAGATGTCCACTCTGGCCTCCTGTCTGGCTGAGCTCTTCAAGGGCCACTTCAGAGGAGACGTACTGCCTGACGACATCACAGAAGAGTAAGTTAATGTGCGCCTTCTGATGGCGTCAACATGGCCTGGTTAGGGGGTAAGACGGGACGTCTGTCTGTGCCGTGCATTTGTGTATACATGCGAAAAAAGACGAAGTCTATAGAATATTAACTTTGTTGTGTGTTCCCAGGTCGCTGGAGGAGTCTGTGTGTAAGCCTGTGTGCCTGGTGTTCAGGAACCTGTGTCAGATGCAGGAGGACAACAGTGGCTTCTCAGTGCTGCTGGAGATGCTGGCGGAGCTCTACCAGAAACAGCCCAAGATCGGCTATCACCTGCTTTACTACCTCAAGGCCAGGTGAAGGGACTGGGTCCACCACACTGCTTAGCATGAGCAAGGAATGGGAGCCCTTAGTTTCAGGGAGGCTGAGGGAGTAGTGGGTTTGACATTTTGCTGTCCGCTAGAAATGATTGTCTCCTTTCTTACAACCGTCCACTGTTTTAGTTTCTCTAATGCTGCTGGTAACGTTCTTTCTACATTGATAAAGCAGTCATTGGAGACATGAGCCTGGACACATTTTTGCCCTCGCACTGCTCTGTTGGTTTAACATCACTTGATCTAACGTTGTTGTACCATTGTTGCAGCATAGCTGTAACCTAGTTCTAACGTTGTAACATCGTCTCCCACCACAGTAAAGCAGCGATGGGGAAGATGAGTCTGTACGAGTCGTTTGCCCAGGCCACAGCGCTGGGAGACCTGCACACCTGTCTCATGATGGACATGAAGGCCTGCCAGGAGGACGACATCAGGCTGCTCTGCTATCTCACACCATCCATCTACACCGAGGTACACACAAACTCCATCTACGCCGAGGTACACACAAACTTCTTCTACGCCGAGGTACACACAAACTTCTTCTACGTCGAGGTACACACAAACTCCATCTACGTCGAGGTACACACAAACTTCATCTGCGCCGAGGTACACACAAACTTAATCTACGCCGAGGTACACACAAACTTCATCTACGCCGAGGTACACACAAACTTCTTCTACGCCGAGGTACACAAACTTCATCTACGCCGAGGTACACACAAACTTCTTCTACGTCGAGGTACACACAAACTCCATCTATGCCGAGGTACACACAAACTCCATCTACGCCGAGGTACACACAAACTCCATCTACACAGAGGTACACACAAACTCCATCTACGCCGAGGTACACACAAACTCCATCTACGCCGAGGTACACACAAACTCCATCTACGCCGAGGGTACACAACAAACTCCCATCTACGCCGAGGGTACACACAAACTCCATCTACGCCGAGGTACACACAAACTCCATCTACGCCGAGGTACACACAAACTCCATCTACGCCGAGGTACACACAACCTTCTTCTACGCCGAGGTACACAAACTTCTTCTACGTCGAGGTACACACAAACTTCTTCTACGTCGAGGTACACACAAACTTCATCTGCGTCGAGGTACACACAAACTTCTTCTACGCCGAGGTACACACAAACTTCTTCTACGCCGAGGTACACACAAACTTCTTCTACGTCGAGGTACACACAAACTTCTTCTACGTCGAGGTACACACAAACTTCTTCTACgccgaggtacacacacacagacaccatctacagtgccttgagaaagtattcacaccccttgactttttccacattttgttgttagattgaatttaaaatggattaaattgagatgttgtgtcactgatctacacacaataccccataatgtcaaagtggaatcatggttttagaaatgtttagaaatgaattacaaatgaaaagttgaaatgtcttgagtcaataagtatgcaacccttttgttatggcaagcctcaataagttcaggtgtaaaaatattgtacaatccaggtgtgcaaagctcttagagacttgtaatcgctgccaaagttgattttaacatgtattgactcgggtttgaatacttatctaatcaagatatattagtgttttattttccataaaaaaatgtacaatgtTAGGATTTTTCTTCCgctttgtgtagattgttgacaaaaaatgacatccgttttaatcctactttgtaacacaacaacatgtggaaaaggtcaaggggtgtgagtactgAAGCTGTTACACTGTTtatatctccctcctctctctgtagttCCCAGATGAGACATTGCGCAGTGGAGAGCTACTCAACATGATTGTAGCAGTCATCGATTCAACACAGGTAATTTATCCACTCACACAAAAATATACAATACTGCATAGTATTTTTCTGCTTCAACCCTCCCATCCCCCCAACTCTTTTTTTTCCCTTTCAGCTTCAGGAGCTGATGTGTCACGTGATGATTGGCAATCTGGTGATGTTCCGCAAGGACTCTGTCCTCAATATCCTCAGTGAGTCACATATaacgtcagacacacacacaccccaaacacacacagacacacacaaactgagaAAACCAGATTCATAGTGCGTGTGTATGAACTGTGTGCTTGTCTCACTGTATGACATATTGTCTCTGCTCTACAGTCCAGTCTCTGGAATGGGAGACGTTTGAGCAGTACAGTGCCTGGCAGCTCTTCCTGGCCCACAGCATTCCGCTGGAGACCATTATCCCCATCCTGCAGCACCTCAAGTACAAAGGTGAGGTACACACAATGGCCTAGATAGACACTGCTCTCCGCTATTAGCTAAATCGCTAAGACTGTTGACCCCTTCAACAGTGCCATTGTCGTTTTTTGTTTGGTACACATTCCTGcgtccccaccatcacacaattactgtttatgcaatccaaaaatgttccattattagttgcaatctgggtcaggtgggtaTAATTTGAAAGCCTATTCTATTGCCAACGTGGCTATCTAAGTTATAAAATGTGGTcatacagtgttaggctttcaaaagGCAGAGTGTAATTAAGACAGAGTGTAATTCTGGTGCGCATAGAATTAAGTCGTGACTGCATTCAAGTGTATGTTCCGTGGCTAATTTTCTTCACAAATACAACaaaggctcattctgttcaggacaacccagggtataacaCATGTCATCCGGTGAGTCAAACATTGTAAACGTTGATACTGTAAACTACATTAGTTTTctaatatggaaatgtgaagtgccattttggactcacaggtgcatttccctcactcagacaacacatGTGCAAAAGTAGCCCATTTAGGGCGGGAGCATGCATCTTTTGTACTCAAGTTTATAACGGTTGTCAGTAAAAACACACAGCGCTGGGAAGTGGAGAACCTGTGTTCTGACATCCATGTATAGCATGTTGACTGTACAGCTTCTGCGTTCTAAATTAGGCACTTATCAATGACAAAATGTGAATATTTGGGCTGGGTATGCTATTGACCTTTACTAAAATGTGTTAATGGTTCTACACTGTTCTTTCCTGGTATTACCACTGGCATAATATTCTTACGTTGTACCTCTTCCTGTCCAGAACACCCAGAAGCACTCTCCTGTTTGCTGTTGCAACTACGCAGGGAAAAGTAAGCTATATTTACaggtacatactgtatctctgcAAATTAATACAGTGGCATCGGTACTGATCCCTGTGGTGCTCCTTCCCCCTTTAGACCCAGTGGTGAGATGGTGAAGATGGTGCTGAGTCGGCCCTGCCACCCGGAGGACCAGTTCACCACCAGTATCCTGCGCCACTGGGCGGCCAAGCACGACGACGTCCTGGGAGAACACATCAAGGCCCTgctcatcaagaacaacaacatgCCACGGAAACGCCAGAGGTGACTACGAGTCCACCACTTTCACTTTTTAAGGAGATGGAGTTTTTACCTTCATCTTAATAGTTTTCTTTACCTCCAGAGAAGGTCTTTGATGACTTGTTACATCAATCCACTGTTTGGATATTGCTAATGTCGGCATCCAATTGGTTCACTTTTCATAAACGcatcgctcacacacacacttcaattcAACTTGTAGCACAACAATATCAGTCCAGAAGATCTGTGTTCGACTTAGTTCTGTCTAAAGACTTTTCATTCTGTTGCCAACGATTTTAAGTCCCAAGTTTTCATACTCGCATTCCATGCATTGTTTACTTCACAGTGCTTTCCGTATCTCTCTTGGTAAGAAAAACCATTGATTGGTGTGAAAGTCCGTAAATCTGTAACTGAAGAGACACACGTGGGTTTAAAGGCTTCAGCATTGTGTTCTAATGGTCCTGGTCATTGATTTTGAGCTTTTGTTGGTTTTGACTGCACTACAGATGGCCTGCCTGATCACCCATGGTCTTGATTATTAGTTGAATCGGTCGTTTAAATGCTGGgcttgaacaaaagcctgcacactgtGTTGGTGACCGATAGGTTAAAGCCTGGTAACAAGAGTATAAGGAAAGACtgttattgtctgtgtgtgtctcccagtCTGCGCAGCTCCAGCAGTAAACTGGCCcagctgaccctggaacagatcCTGGAGCACATGGACAACCTGAGGCTCAACCTCAGCAACACCAagaacagctgtgagtctctcacACACTGTTTTACTattctaaaacacacacatctgttCTGCAATAGCAGCAAACTAACACCACATCATACACCTACCTCAGTGTCCCCCAAACATGCCTCTAACCCAGTGAACTCTGACCCTACTCTGTCTGTGGGTCCCCAGTCTTCACACAGACGCCCATCCTGCAGGCACTGCAGCATGTCCAGGCCAGCTGTGACGAGGCCCACAAGATGAGGTGAGAACCCAGACTCTCTCACTGTCCTCAGGGGATCATTTCAAGCTACTATGACTGCACTGAGATACTCTGTATTCTTGTTACACACAGTTCCCTAAGCGTGTCTTATAGTGGTTTAACAGTATGACAGGATTGTAAATGTGCccctcctttctgtctctgcctctcagaTTCAGCGACCTCTTTTCATTGGCCGAGGAGTACGAAGAGCCCTCCTCCAAGCCTCCCAAGTCACGGCGCAAGGCCCCCGCCTCCTCCCCGCGGTCGCGTAAGGGAGCGGCCATCCCTGTGAGCAACGAGGAAGAGAGCGCGTCTAGCAGTGCCTCGGTAGGTCTTCCTACGGCAACTTCCTTTTTAATAGAAGCTGCGTTAAGATGAGCCTTACATAGCCCCATACCCTTGTTCACTCCAGAACCAGGATTAGATTTAGGTTTTGATAATTGCTAATTAACAGAAGCTACGCTGTTAATCAGGAACTATTTTGTGCCTCCCTCAGCTGTGtcactataatttgttttattttaagcTTTCCTGGTTTCAGAAGCTATTTCTGTCTCCACTTGTTCCTCCAACGTCCTTTTTATTTCCACCCCTACTCCAGGAGGAAGAGGACTCCAAACCCAAAGCCcccaagaggaagaggaaaggctCATCTGCGGTGGCCTCGGACAGCGACTGACAGCCCCACAACCAACCCGCTCCCACCTGTCATAGTGACATCCCTGTAGACAGGACCGTCAGCCAACCAGCTTCTCCAAACCACTGAGGAAACCCCGCCCCCAGAGACACTCAACAAGAGGGGTCGGGGCTCCTCCGCGTGGACTCTAGTGCTACTGGCCGGAGCCATGGAGACACTCGACCTCACCTCTCACTGGTCATTGGCTGCTTTGTGTCAGTTGGTCTGGCTGGATTGGTCAGGGGGAGCATTCCGAGGGGAAATGCCAGTCGCTGTGGCACAGACTGACAGAAGTACTGTTACGAGAGGGATATCTATATCCTTGAGGAAATGATTACGTGACTAGACTGGATGTCTGGCGGGTAAATGTGTTGCTCTATTGTCACTTAGTTGTCCGCCTATCACACTGCACTTAGAGACATCAGACAAAACATTTTATAAGCCGTGACCATGATGACCGACCAACCAGCAAGACCATCCAGTCCAGGCAATTTTAACAGAGGCACATGTGAAAGGTTTAGGTGATTCCTACcgttttgaggggggggggggtgcgagaGTTGTTGAAGTGAGGAGAAATAGTCACCTTTGTCCCAATCCCAACCCCATAGAGAAAAATGTTCCGCCCCACATCTGAAAAACTCAACGATTGGTTGATTAACATGCCTGTCCCTGTTCACCCTTCATTTCTGATTGGCAAGAAGCGAGACCATGGACACA
This genomic window from Salvelinus sp. IW2-2015 linkage group LG30, ASM291031v2, whole genome shotgun sequence contains:
- the LOC111955032 gene encoding integrator complex subunit 3 isoform X2 yields the protein MEPSPAKGKPQGRLLVSTTLDAKDELEERLERCVGIVTSLTNGLSEREANDAITANVCKGPQQHEEVCLGLFALLLIEPPQAQRCYRDLTLVNRDGMNVILIKINQILMEKFLKLQDVCRTQLVWLVRELVKSGVIGADGVLMTLMKQIAGGDITSKNLWLAENVLDILLDQREWVLKSGMLIAMSVYTYLRLIVDHGTPALLVLRQKEVDLCIGLLREKFMECFIIGRDLVRLLQIVARIPEMELLWKDLLHNPQALSPQFTGLLQLLTARTSRKFLACRLTPDMETKLLFMTSRVRFGQQKRYQDWFQRQYLSTAESQSLRCDLIRYICGVVHPSNDVLSSDILPRWAIIGWLLTTCTSNVAASNAKLALFYDWLFFSPEKDSIMNIEPAILVMHHSMKPHPAITATLLDFMCRIIPHFFPPLEGQVRQGVFNSLTFIMEKRVLAHLAPLFDNPKLDRELRSMLRERFAEFCSSPSPPTEGRDEGANEMKMEESVSLEMDNHVLLDKEDGCYDNTEAAFSDDEEEVNNKGEGNKKREFRFHPIKEAIIEEPADITPYVDQLDDTMKEKVLQLQKGSDTEAHCEVMQEIVDLILEEDFDSEQMSTLASCLAELFKGHFRGDVLPDDITEESLEESVCKPVCLVFRNLCQMQEDNSGFSVLLEMLAELYQKQPKIGYHLLYYLKASKAAMGKMSLYESFAQATALGDLHTCLMMDMKACQEDDIRLLCYLTPSIYTEFPDETLRSGELLNMIVAVIDSTQLQELMCHVMIGNLVMFRKDSVLNILIQSLEWETFEQYSAWQLFLAHSIPLETIIPILQHLKYKEHPEALSCLLLQLRREKPSGEMVKMVLSRPCHPEDQFTTSILRHWAAKHDDVLGEHIKALLIKNNNMPRKRQSLRSSSSKLAQLTLEQILEHMDNLRLNLSNTKNSFFTQTPILQALQHVQASCDEAHKMRFSDLFSLAEEYEEPSSKPPKSRRKAPASSPRSRKGAAIPVSNEEESASSSASEEEDSKPKAPKRKRKGSSAVASDSD
- the LOC111955032 gene encoding integrator complex subunit 3 isoform X1, whose product is MEPSPAKGKPQGRLLVSTTLDAKDELEERLERCVGIVTSLTNGLSEREANDAITANVCKGPQQHEEVCLGLFALLLIEPPQAQRCYRDLTLVNRDGMNVILIKINQILMEKFLKLQDVCRTQLVWLVRELVKSGVIGADGVLMTLMKQIAGGDITSKNLWLAENVLDILLDQREWVLKSGMLIAMSVYTYLRLIVDHGTPALLVLRQKEVDLCIGLLREKFMECFIIGRDLVRLLQIVARIPEMELLWKDLLHNPQALSPQFTGKGLLQLLTARTSRKFLACRLTPDMETKLLFMTSRVRFGQQKRYQDWFQRQYLSTAESQSLRCDLIRYICGVVHPSNDVLSSDILPRWAIIGWLLTTCTSNVAASNAKLALFYDWLFFSPEKDSIMNIEPAILVMHHSMKPHPAITATLLDFMCRIIPHFFPPLEGQVRQGVFNSLTFIMEKRVLAHLAPLFDNPKLDRELRSMLRERFAEFCSSPSPPTEGRDEGANEMKMEESVSLEMDNHVLLDKEDGCYDNTEAAFSDDEEEVNNKGEGNKKREFRFHPIKEAIIEEPADITPYVDQLDDTMKEKVLQLQKGSDTEAHCEVMQEIVDLILEEDFDSEQMSTLASCLAELFKGHFRGDVLPDDITEESLEESVCKPVCLVFRNLCQMQEDNSGFSVLLEMLAELYQKQPKIGYHLLYYLKASKAAMGKMSLYESFAQATALGDLHTCLMMDMKACQEDDIRLLCYLTPSIYTEFPDETLRSGELLNMIVAVIDSTQLQELMCHVMIGNLVMFRKDSVLNILIQSLEWETFEQYSAWQLFLAHSIPLETIIPILQHLKYKEHPEALSCLLLQLRREKPSGEMVKMVLSRPCHPEDQFTTSILRHWAAKHDDVLGEHIKALLIKNNNMPRKRQSLRSSSSKLAQLTLEQILEHMDNLRLNLSNTKNSFFTQTPILQALQHVQASCDEAHKMRFSDLFSLAEEYEEPSSKPPKSRRKAPASSPRSRKGAAIPVSNEEESASSSASEEEDSKPKAPKRKRKGSSAVASDSD